A region of Lycium barbarum isolate Lr01 chromosome 1, ASM1917538v2, whole genome shotgun sequence DNA encodes the following proteins:
- the LOC132631366 gene encoding NDR1/HIN1-like protein 6 — protein MSQVKPLKKPPGFKDPTIPIQMPPKPRKINVPPPLYPQKKKRRSCCCYCCCCCLIILILLLFLVAACGFLYLWFNPKLPVFHLRSLEFAKFNVTESQDGPKMNAQSTLVVELKNPNRDLKIVYGDTRVELKGENDVNMGEGKVSGFVQEKKNVKVVKFVMQTSNEMLYGNSVGKVMSIGFKNKNLRVSADVNTDIGIGYNEWKSWKIGVRVSCGSLRLKQIENGATPKCGITLFNWFHLN, from the exons ATGTCACAGGTGAAACCTCTAAAGAAGCCACCAGGCTTCAAAGATCCTACAATTCCAATCCAAATGCCACCCAAACCGCGAAAAATTAACGTTCCACCACCATTATACCCGCAAAAGAAAAAACGAAgaagttgttgttgttattgttgttgttgctgtttgaTTATACTAATCTTGTTACTCTTTTTAGTAGCAGCTTGTGGTTTTCTTTACCTTTGGTTTAATCCAAAACTCCCTGTTTTCCATTTAAGATCCCTAGAGTTTGCTAAATTCAATGTCACTGAAAGCCAAGACGGGCCTAAAATGAATGCACAATCTACACTTGTGGTGGAGTTAAAAAATCCAAACAGGGACTTAAAGATTGTGTATGGTGACACTAGAGTGGAATTGAAAGGCGAAAATGACGTTAACATGGGTGAAGGGAAAGTTTCTGGTTTTGTTCAAGAGAAGAAGAATGTTAAAGTTGTCAAATTCGTTATGCAGACGTCGAATGAGATGTTGTATGGGAATAGTGTTGGGAAAGTTATGAGTATtggattcaagaacaagaatttGAGAGTTTCTGCAGATGTGAATACTGATATTGGTATTGGGTATAATGAGTGGAAGAGTTGGAAAATTGGAGTTAGAGTTTCTTGTGGATCTTTGAGGTTAAAGCAGATTGAAAATGGTGCTACACCTAAATGTGGCATTACCCTGTTTAACTG GTTTCATTTAAATTGA